The Paenibacillus sp. FSL H7-0357 nucleotide sequence GTCTGCGCCGGCTTGATCCCTGCCTGCTCAAACATTTCCTTGTTGTAGAAATAACCGATGTTCTGCTTCTGATCGCTGATCGACCAGACCTTTCCATCCCGGGTATTGGCAGCAAGCGCCGCTTCACCGACCGCTGCCTTCCATTCCGGGTCCTTATCCAAATAGTCATTGAAAGGGGTTGCAAGATTACCCTTGATCAAAATGTCATTAATTCCGTTCTTGCCCATGACGACATCCGGAACATCCCCGGAGGCTGCCAGAATCTTCAGTTTGTCCTCATACGCGGAATCACTTGGGATTTCCTCAACCACAACTTCCACTTCATCACCATACTTGGCGTTAAACTGCTTGATCTGTTCCTCCTCCAGCCTGGCTGATGCATGAGTGCCTACCCGGAAGGTAAGATAAGAAATTTTCACCGGCGTCTTGACAGTAGGAGCAGTGCTTGCCTGACCCGAGGCGGATGGTGCAGCAGTTGCGGGCTCCCCGCTGTTTTCTGATGAATTCTGTGATCCGCATGCCGAAATGGACATGGCCAGAATCAGAGTGCTTACTAAGGTACAGCTCGCTTTGTACAATGGCTTTCTCAAATCAAATCCCCCTTTAATAATGATGGCTTGATGCAGGGTCGTAACGCTGCGGCCAATTGCGGTTTGTTACAGCTCTCATTGTAGAACAAAGAAAAATGCGAAAGAATTGGTTTTTCGGTATTATCTTTTATAATATCTTGAGCAAATATGGCAAAGCAGCGGGACAACTGAAAGGGCTTTCAGATTTCTTTAACTCTTTGTTGTTTTCTTTACCACATGGCCGGAAATGGCTGTATTTCGTTCTATTCGGGTATTCGCCACAAAAAAAAGATTATATAATAGCTTTACTATAGTATCATCCATCAAGGAGAGGATAGCATGTCCAATGAACAGATCATGCGACGTCTCAGCCTTCGCCCAATTTATGGAGTTATCTCCCGCATTCCGGTAAGGAATAAAATTGTGATTATAATCTTTCTTCTTATTCTTCTGCCGATGACGTTCGCCGGCTGCTATTTCTATTGGAACATTTCCGGGATTCTGACGAGGAATGCCAATGATAATCTGTCCCTTCTGATCCGCCAGACCAACGACAATATCGAGAAATCTTTTCAGATTATTGATAATACCTCTCTGCATTTCCTCGCCAATAAAACGGTACGAACCTGGTCAATCGAGGATGTGTCTCCGGGAGACGACTACTACAAAATATTTATCAATAAAAGTGAAATGGAAGAAGACCTGAGATACAGCCTTATGTTCAACAACGCTTGGAATATCAGCCTGCTATCAACGGCTTATGTTTTTTTTGATGCGGACAATTATATATCCGTTCTAAAGTCACAGCCCAACCTTGAACAAATTAATAAGAACAATCTCGCTGTCTATCATTCGGTTAATGGCATCGTTCGGGGCAAGGAAATTATCACTCCAAACCTCGAGGACCGTACCATCTATTTCACACGAATTGTATCCAATATCAACCTTCCCCAGCAGCGCCTTGTGCTGATTTTCGGCACGAATGAGGCGGATTTAGCAGAAAAATATTCCGGGCTGCTCGCCTTCCCGGGTGCTATGGCATACATCATTGATAACCGGGGAGCCATCTATTCCAGTGCCGATAAGCAAGAGTTGGGTTCTATCGTTTCTCCCGCTGTCTATGCGTTGAAAGACAATTCCGAAGTAAGTGAAGTCAAGATCAACCAGGAAAGCTACCTGGCCGTTTCCCGCAGTATCGGCACAACCGGGCTTACCTTCATTGCAGGCATCCCTAAGAAGCAAGTACTCTCCAAGTTGTCCGAAAGCATGCGTAATTACATTTGGATTATCGCTCTGATTGCTTTCATATCCCTCGCAGCAGGCGTCCTGTTATCTCTTCGCTTTACCCGAGTCATCCGTGATCTGCTGCGGAGTATCCGTAAGGTAAAGAAAGGTGATTACAACACAAGGATGCCGGCCTACAAAGATATGGAGCTCAATCAGTTGAGTACCACCTTCAACAGAATGACGGAAGAAATCAATTATCTCATCAAGGAAGTTTATGAGAATCACCTGCTGATCAAAGAGTCGGAGATCAAATTTTTGCAAGCCCAGATGAATCCCCATTTCCTGTTCAATACGTTGATTACCATTGGCTACAAAGCAAAATTGTCTAAAGATGAGACCGTTTACAAAATGGTGACGTCGCTTACGGAGCTGCTGCAGGCAGGTATTTATTCCAATAGTCTGGCCAAGGTCCCGATTCGTCAGGAACTGGATTATATCAAATTTTATCTTTATCTGCAGAAAGAAAGGTTTGAGGATAAAATTGAGTATACGATCCATATTGAGGACGAGGCCATACTGGATCTGTTGCTTCCCAAGCTCAGTGTCGAACCCTTGGTGGAAAATGCCGTTGTTCACGGTGTGGAAAAAAAGCTGGACAAAGGAATCATCCACATCCACATTTACCGCAGAAACGATTCGATCTATTTTGAGATTACGGACAATGGCAATGGATTTGAGTATGTCCCCCGGAATTGGAGTAATTTCGAAAGCATGACCATGCGCAAACAAGGCCACAACAATATTGGCCTGATCAATACGCATAAACGGGTCAAGCTGGTCTACGGCGAGCCTTATGGAGTTGATGTCGAGAGCGAATTTGGGGCGGGAGCCAAAGTTACCCTTCACATACCAGTAGATCAGGGGGAACTATCGCATGTATAACGTAATGATCGTTGATGATGAGCCTGTTATCAAAAAAGGGCTGCAGTGTTTTATTGATTGGGAGGCTCTCCAATGTGAGGTAATATGTGAAGCTTCCAATGGGATAGAAGCTGTGGAGCTGCTCAGCCATTATGATATCGATATTATTGTAACCGATATCCGCATGCCGGGGATGGACGGTCTTGCTTTATCGGACCATGTACACCGGAACTTTCCGCAGATCAAGGTCATCCTCCTTACAGCCTTCGCTGACTTCTCCTATGCCCAAACTGCCATTCAGTATGAAGTAGTAGATTTTGTGGTCAAGTCCAATCCCACAGAGAAGATTCCCGGGGCGATTGAAAAAGCAACGCGGCTGCTAGAAAAGGAGAAAGAACAGAAGCAGAAATTGAGACAGCTGGAGAGCAAGATCAACGACAATCTTTCTGAAATCAGTGAGAAATTTCTGAAGGAGGCCGTTGAAGGCTTGATCAGCGATGAAGCGAGTTTGTTCAGCCGCTCAAGAGAGCTTGGTTTACAATTGGAGAACTATTTAGGGGTCCATCTGGAGGTTAAGGATACGCTCAGCTCCCCCCCAACGAATGAATATCACCGGTTCTTGGCTTCCATTCGCCAATTCCTTGTGCTAGCCTTCGAGAAACGGCCCTCTTATATAATGCCAATGAAAAAAAACTCCTTGCTGGCTATTGTCTCCATGGGCGGCGGCAACGCAGCAGTCTCCACACAAGCCTTGCTCACGATTTGCAATGAAGTTCTCGCCATGGCAGAGAACTTTAGACGATTCCATCTCAATATCGGCATCAGTTTGATACACCGGGATGTGCTGACGCTGTCAAAGGCTTACCGTGAGGCAAGAGAAGCGCTGCAAGGCAGCTTTTACAGCGATAATTATGTGGCTGTTTATATGCCTCATACTAACCAGACACTCACTCCCGGAGCTCCTCCCCATCATGCCGCAGAGCAAATTGTTGAATATCTGCAACAAGGACAAAGTGATCTGGCAATTAAACAACTGGATCAGTTACTT carries:
- a CDS encoding response regulator, with product MYNVMIVDDEPVIKKGLQCFIDWEALQCEVICEASNGIEAVELLSHYDIDIIVTDIRMPGMDGLALSDHVHRNFPQIKVILLTAFADFSYAQTAIQYEVVDFVVKSNPTEKIPGAIEKATRLLEKEKEQKQKLRQLESKINDNLSEISEKFLKEAVEGLISDEASLFSRSRELGLQLENYLGVHLEVKDTLSSPPTNEYHRFLASIRQFLVLAFEKRPSYIMPMKKNSLLAIVSMGGGNAAVSTQALLTICNEVLAMAENFRRFHLNIGISLIHRDVLTLSKAYREAREALQGSFYSDNYVAVYMPHTNQTLTPGAPPHHAAEQIVEYLQQGQSDLAIKQLDQLLESYRSIKEPIENVKVACLLIGSYCFRLLSASHPFAPELEESQSMVYKQIQESKSIQLLADTLKRLIRSCSRAVAFNDKQPNYIVIECQKFIREHYNQNLNLQIIADHIHINSSYLSRLYKKVTGESIIDAINKYRIEMAKKLLRNPASKVFEVAEAVGIETPAYFTHVFSKYTGMSPKEYKLNYSQTELG
- a CDS encoding sensor histidine kinase; protein product: MSNEQIMRRLSLRPIYGVISRIPVRNKIVIIIFLLILLPMTFAGCYFYWNISGILTRNANDNLSLLIRQTNDNIEKSFQIIDNTSLHFLANKTVRTWSIEDVSPGDDYYKIFINKSEMEEDLRYSLMFNNAWNISLLSTAYVFFDADNYISVLKSQPNLEQINKNNLAVYHSVNGIVRGKEIITPNLEDRTIYFTRIVSNINLPQQRLVLIFGTNEADLAEKYSGLLAFPGAMAYIIDNRGAIYSSADKQELGSIVSPAVYALKDNSEVSEVKINQESYLAVSRSIGTTGLTFIAGIPKKQVLSKLSESMRNYIWIIALIAFISLAAGVLLSLRFTRVIRDLLRSIRKVKKGDYNTRMPAYKDMELNQLSTTFNRMTEEINYLIKEVYENHLLIKESEIKFLQAQMNPHFLFNTLITIGYKAKLSKDETVYKMVTSLTELLQAGIYSNSLAKVPIRQELDYIKFYLYLQKERFEDKIEYTIHIEDEAILDLLLPKLSVEPLVENAVVHGVEKKLDKGIIHIHIYRRNDSIYFEITDNGNGFEYVPRNWSNFESMTMRKQGHNNIGLINTHKRVKLVYGEPYGVDVESEFGAGAKVTLHIPVDQGELSHV